CAGCCGCCATCGCAGGCCCACTCTTTAATCCAATTTTACCAAAAGGAATTTCAGACGCGAGGTGAATACCGTATACCGCCTCTACCCCTTCCAGACAGCCATCCTCAATCATAAACTTGGCTCCGCCAGGCGGTTTTTCTTCTGCATGTTGAAAAATAAACACAATCTTTCCCTTCAGCGCCTCACGGTTATGGCTCAACACGCGTGCCACTCCAAGTAATGCAGCCGTGTGACCATCATGCCCGCAGGCATGCATAACACCCGGAACGGTCGATTTATAAGGCACTTCCTTTTCATCCTGAATAGGAAGTGCATCAAAATCAGCACGAAATGCAATCGTTCTACCTGGCTGACCGCCTTCTAAAAACCCGAGCACACCGTTTCCACCCACATTCGTTCTTACCTCAATACCAAAAGAGCGCAATTGATCGGCGATAAAAGCAGATGTATTCGTTTCTTCAAAAGAAAGCTCGGGATGCTGATGTAGATGTCTTCTCCACGCAATCAGCTCTTGTTCACCATCTTTTAATTCCTGAACCCATTTTTCTAGCATAATACCCTCTTTTCCTATTGAATTTATATGCTTCTATCCTTATCTTACCATGAACAGCCTGTAGAATGTAGCTCTCTTATCATAGAAGACTTGAATTTACAACAAAAAAGAGCCGATAGGATACTCTCCCCAACTCTTTTTCATTACTAACTTATCTATTTAGAATTTTTCAGGTATTGAAAAACTGACTAATGTTTCCTCTTACGGGATGTGTCTGTTCCCTGTACTCACCTTTCGTATAGCTTCCAATCACCTTACGCCAAAAGGATTGTGCCGGCCTATTCGTACTCATCTGGGTCACCTTCCAGCGTCCGTTAAAACGTCCAAACAGCTCATGAGCCGCCCAAGTCCCAACCCCATTATGCCGATAAGGACGAAGTACAAAGAACTCAGCCATGTAGTAGTCAGCTTCTCGATTGCTGGACATTCGGTCAACGAGTGCAAAGCCCACAGGAACATCCTGTCTCCAAATCAGAAAAGGCAACTTCTGTTCGCCGCTCGTCCAATATTGATACAAGTCTGGATAAGCCGGGAATGTCCCCTTCTCAGTGACATCAATTCGCAGATAGGCTGTAAAATCGTATAAATAAAATTGCATGAGCTGTACAATAATGTCCTTTTGCGACTCCGGTACACTCTTAATAGACAGCTTCAGTTCCGATTTGATATTATACCCCATACTTTCACCTCTCTTGGCGGTTCAATCCGTTCTTTAACTTCGAATTACATCCCATCCAGTGCTGTTCAAAATATGCTAAAATACATATATATTATGACCGGACGAGGTGGAACCCAATGAATATACAAAAGATCATCGACCGGCGCAAACTAGATGAAAAAATGCCGGGATTACCATGGTACGTGCAGCAATTTATGGATTATAAGCTGCCCGACCTGTCCCCTTCCACACTACTAGAATATGTGCGGGATTACGAAGCTTTCTTTTCATGGCTTCGCTCGGAAGGCTTGTCTGCCGGAGAAACGAATGCCCAAGTTACACTTGAAGAGTTGGAGACACTTCACATGGACAGTATTACAGGCTTTCGATTATTTCTGTCTACTAAGCTCGAAGGCTCCAACTCCCGTATAACCATTTCACGTAAGCTGTCGTCTCTGCGTTCGCTTTTTCATTATTTAAGTCAGATCGCTGAGGATGAAAATTTTTATCCATTGCTCAAACGCAACATTATGGCCAAGGTCGAAATCAAGCGTATACATAAACCCAAGGATACGGCGGCCAAGCTTAAAGGTAAAATACTGGAAGAGGAAGAATTGCTTGAATTCATCGGTTATATTTATGAAGGCTATGGTCAGGATTTGGCCGATAATAAGCAGGCGCTATACTCCTATGAACTAAATAAGGAACGGGATGCCTGCATCGCCAGCCTCATTTTGAACTCAGGCCTGCGCGTATCTGAAATCGTCAATCTGAATCTGGATGATTTAGACATAAACAATAAATTATTATATGTGTATCGCAAAGGCAATAACGACGAAACCTTTAAAACGCCGGTGTATTTCCGCGAGCAATCCAAAGATGATCTCGTACTTTATTTGTCCCTGAGACATAC
The Paenibacillus peoriae DNA segment above includes these coding regions:
- a CDS encoding GNAT family N-acetyltransferase, whose product is MGYNIKSELKLSIKSVPESQKDIIVQLMQFYLYDFTAYLRIDVTEKGTFPAYPDLYQYWTSGEQKLPFLIWRQDVPVGFALVDRMSSNREADYYMAEFFVLRPYRHNGVGTWAAHELFGRFNGRWKVTQMSTNRPAQSFWRKVIGSYTKGEYREQTHPVRGNISQFFNT
- the xerS gene encoding tyrosine recombinase XerS, with amino-acid sequence MNIQKIIDRRKLDEKMPGLPWYVQQFMDYKLPDLSPSTLLEYVRDYEAFFSWLRSEGLSAGETNAQVTLEELETLHMDSITGFRLFLSTKLEGSNSRITISRKLSSLRSLFHYLSQIAEDENFYPLLKRNIMAKVEIKRIHKPKDTAAKLKGKILEEEELLEFIGYIYEGYGQDLADNKQALYSYELNKERDACIASLILNSGLRVSEIVNLNLDDLDINNKLLYVYRKGNNDETFKTPVYFREQSKDDLVLYLSLRHTRYRAPKKEKALFVTRPNGSTEGKRMTKRAIQAMIIKYAKRFGKPYLTVHKLRHSFATDYYLQNDIYKTKEQLGHASTETTEVYAHLTDKTMSQAIERRVETLSDSAD